Proteins from a single region of Gemmatirosa kalamazoonensis:
- a CDS encoding ABC transporter ATP-binding protein, giving the protein MLIIQGITKTYPNGVQALRGVDLTIGRGLFGLLGPNGAGKSTLMRTLATLQAPDAGTVSLDGRPVLDDPQAHRRALGYLPQDFGVYPGVSALELLDHLALLKGITDRRARRTQVDALLAQTNLWAHRKHAVSGFSGGMRQRFGIAQALLGDPRLVIVDEPTAGLDPEERNRFHNLLSEIGENVVVILSTHIVEDVRQLCPRMAILAGGAVVREGVPDALVDELHGRVWGRTVAKSDVASYAARLRVLSAQLHAGRTRLRVLADAAPDDGFEPLAPDLEDVYFAALGTAGAA; this is encoded by the coding sequence ATGCTGATCATCCAGGGCATCACGAAGACGTACCCGAACGGGGTGCAGGCGCTGCGCGGCGTGGACCTCACCATCGGCCGCGGGCTGTTCGGCCTCCTGGGCCCGAACGGCGCCGGGAAGTCGACGCTCATGCGCACGCTCGCCACGCTGCAGGCGCCCGACGCCGGCACCGTCTCGCTCGACGGCCGGCCGGTGCTCGACGACCCGCAGGCGCACCGCCGAGCGCTGGGCTACCTGCCGCAGGACTTCGGGGTGTATCCCGGCGTGTCGGCGCTGGAGCTGCTCGATCACCTCGCGCTGCTGAAGGGGATCACCGATCGGCGCGCGCGACGGACGCAGGTCGACGCGCTGCTCGCGCAGACGAACCTGTGGGCGCATCGCAAGCACGCGGTGAGCGGCTTCTCCGGCGGCATGCGGCAGCGCTTCGGCATCGCGCAGGCGCTGCTCGGCGACCCGAGGCTCGTCATCGTCGACGAGCCGACGGCGGGGCTCGACCCCGAGGAGCGCAACCGGTTCCACAACCTGCTGAGCGAGATCGGCGAGAACGTCGTCGTCATCCTCTCCACGCACATCGTGGAGGACGTTCGGCAGCTCTGCCCGCGCATGGCGATCCTCGCCGGCGGCGCCGTGGTGCGCGAGGGCGTGCCGGACGCGCTCGTCGACGAGCTGCACGGGCGCGTGTGGGGGAGGACCGTCGCGAAGTCCGACGTCGCATCGTACGCCGCGCGGCTCCGCGTGCTCTCGGCCCAGCTCCACGCGGGGCGCACGCGGCTGCGCGTGCTCGCCGACGCGGCGCCCGACGACGGGTTCGAGCCGCTCGCGCCGGACCTCGAGGACGTGTACTTCGCCGCGTTAGGCACCGCGGGAGCGGCGTGA
- a CDS encoding LysR family transcriptional regulator: MLTSSDLHFFAGIARAESLAAAARALGVTPPAVTQRLQDLERRLGVRLVERSGRRVTLTAEGELLAARGQEIADDLASLTETLAARRGVVAGHLRVLAPLGFGRAHVAPAAGRFFADHAEVTLDLVLSDRMGRVAETSWDVAVHIGELRDSSLVATRLAPNDRILCASPSFVARYGVPDAPADLRDFACIALRENDEDVTMWRFARDDGAAESVRVEPRLATNDGEVVREWAVAGRGIIVRSEWSVAADLRAGRLARLLPGWRLPSADVIAFVGPRRGRSARATRFVEYLREALTPVPWRADS, from the coding sequence ATGCTGACGTCCTCCGACCTTCACTTCTTTGCCGGCATCGCCCGCGCCGAGTCGCTCGCCGCGGCCGCCCGGGCGCTCGGCGTCACGCCGCCCGCGGTGACCCAGCGCCTCCAGGATCTCGAGCGCCGACTCGGCGTCCGGCTCGTCGAGCGGAGCGGGCGGCGGGTGACCCTGACGGCCGAGGGAGAGCTGCTCGCCGCGCGCGGTCAGGAGATCGCCGACGACCTCGCGAGCCTCACCGAGACGCTCGCCGCGCGCCGCGGCGTGGTGGCGGGCCACCTGCGGGTGCTCGCCCCGCTCGGCTTCGGCCGCGCCCACGTCGCGCCGGCGGCGGGTCGCTTCTTCGCCGACCACGCCGAGGTGACGCTCGACCTCGTGCTCTCCGACCGCATGGGACGCGTGGCCGAGACGTCGTGGGACGTCGCCGTGCACATCGGCGAGCTGCGCGACTCGTCGCTCGTGGCGACCCGCCTCGCGCCGAACGACCGCATCCTCTGCGCATCGCCGTCGTTCGTCGCGCGATACGGCGTGCCCGACGCGCCCGCCGACCTGCGCGACTTCGCGTGCATCGCGCTCCGCGAGAACGACGAGGACGTGACGATGTGGCGCTTCGCGCGCGACGACGGCGCGGCCGAGTCGGTACGCGTGGAGCCGCGACTCGCGACGAACGACGGCGAGGTCGTGCGCGAGTGGGCCGTCGCGGGACGCGGGATCATCGTGCGCTCCGAGTGGTCCGTGGCCGCCGACCTGCGCGCGGGCCGACTCGCGCGCCTGCTCCCCGGTTGGCGTCTCCCCTCGGCGGACGTCATCGCGTTCGTGGGCCCGCGACGCGGACGCTCGGCGCGGGCGACGCGGTTCGTGGAGTACTTGCGAGAGGCGCTGACGCCCGTCCCGTGGCGCGCGGACTCCTGA
- a CDS encoding GxxExxY protein produces MSRHDLIERDLTYSVIGAFFEVYNTLGYGFLEQVYVEALTLELRDRGHLVEREQSVSVSYKGRVIARLRMDVIVDHKIVVEVKSTQHLSPFASRQLLNYLRATDLLVGLLLHFGPEAKHHRVVCERVRRSS; encoded by the coding sequence ATGAGCCGACACGATCTCATCGAGCGCGACCTCACGTACTCCGTCATCGGCGCCTTCTTCGAGGTGTACAACACGCTCGGCTACGGCTTCCTCGAGCAGGTGTACGTGGAAGCGCTCACGCTCGAGCTGCGCGACCGCGGCCATCTCGTCGAGCGCGAGCAGTCGGTGTCGGTGAGCTACAAAGGCCGAGTGATCGCGCGACTGAGGATGGACGTGATCGTCGATCACAAGATCGTGGTCGAGGTCAAGTCGACGCAGCACCTGTCGCCGTTCGCGTCGCGACAGCTGCTCAATTACCTGCGAGCGACCGATCTGCTCGTCGGGCTCCTGCTGCACTTCGGGCCGGAGGCGAAGCATCACCGCGTCGTCTGCGAGCGCGTGCGACGCTCCTCGTGA